In one window of Hyla sarda isolate aHylSar1 chromosome 1, aHylSar1.hap1, whole genome shotgun sequence DNA:
- the LOC130281852 gene encoding uncharacterized protein LOC130281852 has product MNWDDDGSGTNFFYSFPGHLGRTLYLQPKQCISTSVTTLDLIFGGLFDSVGGTQSELNEFCGYINHNDVNMQFTANYGKSMVEFLDVTIHESTEGLKVKGYRKPTSTNSLLHFNSFHPNHVCRSLPYGQFLRIRRNNSEYSSFLEQSCGLMDRLRDQGYEEQIIYNCFQRACKDDRKQLLFRKRKYTKTRTQNRRAMFSFEYSPMSEIMKKVRKNWHILQADKELTGISSEPPLISICRTRNLRDVLVKGQLATRREN; this is encoded by the coding sequence ATGAACTGGGACGACGATGGCAGTGGCACCAactttttctattcttttcctGGCCATTTGGGAAGAACATTATATTTACAACCCAAACAATGCATATCGACATCTGTTACAACATTGGACCTGATATTTGGAGGATTGTTTGATAGTGTGGGGGGTACACAATCAGAGCTCAATGAATTTTGTGGTTACATCAATCACAATGATGTGAACATGCAATTCACTGCCAATTATGGGAAATCAATGGTGGAATTCCTGGATGTGACCATACATGAAAGTACAGAGGGATTAAAGGTAAAGGGATACAGGAAGCCAACCTCAACAAATTCCCTATTACACTTTAACAGCTTCCACCCCAATCATGTCTGTAGATCTCTACCTTATGGACAATTCCTAAGAATCCGTAGGAATAACTCTGAGTATAGCTCCTTCTTAGAACAATCATGTGGCCTTATGGACCGATTGAGAGATCAAGGGTATGAGGAACAGATAATATACAACTGCTTTCAACGTGCATGCAAAGACGACAGAAAACAACTCCTCTTTAGGAAACGCAAATACACTAAAACTAGAACACAGAACAGACGTGCCATGTTTTCATTTGAGTATAGCCCAATGTCAGAGATAATGAAAAAAGTCAGGAAAAACTGGCACATCCTTCAGGCAGACAAGGAACTTACAGGTATATCCTCTGAACCTCCCCTAATATCTATCTGCAGAACGAGGAATCTGCGGGACGTATTGGTGAAAGGCCAGCTGGCAACACGCAGGGAGAACTGA